In Blattabacterium cuenoti, the following proteins share a genomic window:
- a CDS encoding M16 family metallopeptidase, whose product MIINNKFSSKQSYNIQFFEEKLSNGLHVILHQEKTNPLVFVSVLYHVGSKDEEPGKSGFAHFFEHLMFEGSKNLKKGDYFKYIASNGGKNNAYTNQDTTCYYEILPSDSLPLALWLESERMLHAKVDKESINIQREVVKEEKKMRVENQPYVTALYETIPYLLFKKHPYRYPIIGLEKDLDQATENDYKKFYKKYYVPNNAILVIAGDFDMIETRELVKEYFSIVPKGKIDFETKRIFIKEDPIEKEIVSTYVDKNSKVPGLFLAYRLPNIFDKDTYVLRIIDHILSSGESSRIIKNIVNIKQKASYAGSFLDLMEDYGIFIIYGLTTPGVDLDHLTKVIDEEIDFLKEKGISQYELEKQRNCFERKFISDNYSMGGIASNLIHYYLYYKDAGLINTDIDIYRKITVEDVKRVANKYLNINNRVRLYNVPEPENNRK is encoded by the coding sequence ATGATAATTAATAATAAATTTAGCTCTAAACAATCATATAATATTCAATTTTTTGAAGAAAAACTATCAAATGGGTTACATGTAATTTTACATCAAGAAAAAACAAATCCATTAGTTTTTGTATCTGTATTGTATCATGTCGGAAGCAAAGATGAAGAACCAGGAAAGTCAGGATTTGCACATTTTTTTGAACATCTTATGTTTGAAGGATCTAAAAATCTTAAAAAAGGAGATTATTTTAAATACATAGCTTCTAATGGAGGAAAAAATAATGCTTATACTAATCAAGATACTACTTGTTATTATGAAATTTTACCATCAGATAGTTTACCTTTAGCATTATGGTTAGAATCTGAAAGAATGCTTCACGCGAAAGTAGATAAAGAAAGCATTAATATACAAAGAGAAGTAGTGAAAGAAGAGAAAAAAATGCGTGTAGAAAATCAACCTTATGTTACAGCATTATATGAAACAATACCTTATTTATTATTTAAAAAACATCCTTATAGATATCCAATTATAGGACTTGAAAAAGATTTAGATCAAGCTACAGAAAATGATTATAAAAAGTTTTATAAAAAATATTATGTTCCGAACAATGCAATTTTAGTTATTGCAGGGGATTTTGATATGATAGAAACTAGAGAATTAGTTAAAGAGTATTTTTCAATTGTTCCTAAAGGAAAAATAGATTTTGAAACAAAAAGAATTTTTATAAAAGAAGATCCAATTGAAAAAGAAATTGTATCTACATATGTAGATAAAAACTCAAAAGTCCCAGGTCTATTTTTAGCATATAGACTCCCAAATATCTTTGATAAAGATACTTATGTATTAAGGATAATTGATCATATTCTTTCTTCTGGAGAGAGTTCTAGAATAATAAAAAATATTGTTAATATCAAGCAAAAAGCTTCTTATGCAGGTTCTTTTTTAGACCTTATGGAGGATTATGGAATATTTATTATTTATGGCTTAACAACTCCAGGTGTTGATTTAGATCACTTAACAAAAGTTATAGATGAAGAGATAGATTTTTTAAAAGAAAAAGGAATATCACAATATGAATTAGAAAAGCAAAGAAATTGTTTTGAAAGGAAGTTTATTTCCGATAATTATTCTATGGGAGGAATAGCATCTAATTTAATTCATTATTATTTATATTATAAGGATGCTGGATTAATTAATACAGATATTGATATATACAGAAAAATAACAGTAGAAGATGTGAAAAGAGTAGCCAATAAATATTTAAATATAAATAACAGAGTTCGTTTATATAATGTTCCAGAACCAGAAAACAATAGAAAATAA
- a CDS encoding c-type cytochrome, with amino-acid sequence MKKSLFSIFIVINILFSCIKAKEDVQKIEGNAEKGIDLFKKNCTACHSLDLEKKMIGPALYGITKKRNREWLHRWIKDNKSLRKSGDKDAISIYQEFGNIEMNSFPKLSEKQIDDILFFIENPITKKKEITNDIEKNENTENEILEKKFLIKLIFLCFSILSLIILWILYRIYILTRLLNEGEEPIFTKTDFFLKKIYNRLGNSSVKWKSLSCFLGLFLFFCIYQTWLFSMKIDVNKGYKPEQPIYFSHKIHSGINEIDCEYCHSSAKNGKTSGIPSINVCMNCHITIEKYNGDYIEKGKSREEYNREIQKIYHSIGFDPSNREYSRKIYPVKWIRIHNMPDFVYFDHSQHIISGEKSIKKLKKVNLVCNACHGEVQKMDQTEMYNDFTMEWCISCHRQAEIDKENKYYKKYFSKKIKENKKITIGMIGGIECAKCHY; translated from the coding sequence ATGAAAAAATCTTTGTTTTCTATTTTTATTGTGATTAATATTTTATTTTCATGTATAAAAGCAAAAGAAGATGTACAGAAAATAGAAGGAAATGCTGAAAAAGGAATTGATTTATTTAAAAAAAATTGTACTGCATGTCATTCCTTAGATTTAGAAAAAAAAATGATAGGCCCTGCTTTATATGGAATAACAAAAAAAAGAAATCGAGAATGGCTACACAGATGGATTAAAGATAATAAATCTCTAAGGAAAAGTGGAGATAAAGATGCGATATCTATTTATCAAGAATTTGGTAATATTGAAATGAACTCATTCCCTAAATTATCTGAAAAACAGATAGATGATATTTTATTTTTTATTGAAAATCCAATAACAAAAAAAAAAGAAATAACTAATGACATAGAAAAAAATGAAAATACTGAAAACGAAATTTTAGAAAAAAAATTTTTAATAAAACTGATTTTTTTATGTTTTAGTATTTTATCTTTAATCATTTTATGGATATTATATAGAATTTATATTTTAACTAGATTATTAAATGAAGGGGAAGAGCCTATTTTTACAAAAACAGATTTCTTTTTAAAGAAGATCTATAATAGATTAGGAAATAGTTCAGTAAAATGGAAATCATTATCCTGTTTTTTAGGATTATTTTTATTTTTTTGTATATACCAAACTTGGCTATTTTCAATGAAAATAGATGTAAATAAAGGGTATAAACCTGAACAGCCTATTTATTTTTCACATAAAATTCATTCCGGAATAAATGAAATTGATTGTGAATATTGTCATTCAAGTGCAAAAAATGGAAAAACTTCTGGAATACCGTCTATAAATGTTTGCATGAATTGTCACATTACCATAGAAAAATATAATGGTGACTATATAGAAAAAGGAAAAAGTAGAGAAGAATATAATAGAGAAATACAAAAAATTTATCATTCAATAGGATTTGATCCTAGTAATAGAGAATATTCTAGAAAAATTTATCCAGTAAAATGGATTCGAATACATAATATGCCAGATTTTGTTTATTTCGATCATTCTCAGCATATAATAAGTGGAGAAAAATCAATAAAAAAATTAAAAAAAGTAAATTTAGTTTGCAATGCTTGCCACGGGGAAGTTCAAAAAATGGATCAAACAGAAATGTATAATGATTTCACTATGGAATGGTGTATATCTTGTCATAGACAAGCAGAAATAGATAAAGAAAATAAATATTATAAAAAATATTTTTCTAAAAAAATAAAAGAAAATAAAAAAATAACCATAGGAATGATAGGTGGAATAGAATGTGCTAAATGTCATTATTAA
- a CDS encoding 4Fe-4S dicluster domain-containing protein — protein sequence MKSNKEKINYVKVFFNGKTSRRDFLKWIGFSTASVTLAACKGPVIKSIPYIVKPDQINLGNPTYYATTMLDSFDVASVLVKTREGRPIKIEPNLTSKYFNTTSARIQSSLLCLYDEKRLKFPILKGKKSSWEEIDKYVIQHLKKIDKKVIFLSCSFPSYSTKKLFNDFKKSHPNAEWVTYDAISYSKMLDASKEIFNVRAFPFFDLSESELIISFDADFLGDWSPENMGKYYVNRRSPKKSMIQHIQIESNMSLSGANADLRIPKKPSEIRKILFQIFQKILYGKEPENEIANKISTLINNKGSKSVILADGDEESYKYSLLINKKINSNSLKKNKFILSKESNDEKFFSFIKDLEKGNVDALFIHYTNPLYSLPHYISEKVKKYINKVPLTVSFSMNKNETNEITDVVAPIPHWLESWGDTHTLSNIYTLIQPTIQSIFNTRQFQDSLILWGNIKEKNFYDYLKKVWEKNIIPKSNVTSFNEALFHGVVETDYEKQKININNEYNKKEYNHIKLSKEKILKQSFELRLYTKIGMGDGNQYNNPWLQEFPDPITRATWGNYITISHLDAKKMKLENWNSVDGALNGDCINLIKDGKVFIKDIPILIQPGQAIGSIGLAFGYGQEIGKLTQLCNGKNGYKIYDNFNIIQKNIQIKKTYKTYKFACIQVQNTKLDRDLVRDVDLKTFLKYPKEIWNKEEKIPTYKGMKFINDIPSFGIENNEKKEGHHFKLSIDLNSCIGCGSCVIACQSENNIPVVGKEEIKKSRDMHWVRVDRYYSTNKNQEENYDNPKIYFQPVMCQHCDYAPCETVCPVGATSHGEQGQNMMAYNRCVGTRYCANNCPYKVRRFNWFDYANNKKFNFNMNNPLGKMVLNPDVVVRSRGVMEKCSLCIQRTQYTISVAKKENRSIKDREFETACSISCPTNAITFGDFNDKNSLISKKLEDKRSYKLLEFIGIRPNVSYQVKVRNEI from the coding sequence ATGAAATCAAATAAAGAAAAAATAAATTATGTAAAAGTTTTTTTTAATGGAAAAACATCAAGAAGAGATTTTTTAAAATGGATAGGATTTAGTACCGCATCAGTTACCCTAGCAGCATGTAAAGGCCCTGTAATAAAATCTATTCCTTATATTGTAAAACCGGATCAAATTAATTTAGGAAATCCTACTTATTATGCTACAACTATGTTAGATTCTTTTGACGTAGCAAGCGTTTTAGTAAAAACAAGAGAAGGTAGACCTATTAAAATAGAACCTAATTTAACCTCAAAATATTTCAATACTACTTCAGCTAGAATACAATCTTCTTTATTATGCCTTTACGATGAAAAAAGATTAAAATTTCCTATTTTAAAAGGGAAAAAAAGTTCATGGGAAGAAATAGATAAATATGTAATACAACACCTAAAAAAAATAGATAAAAAGGTTATTTTTCTTTCTTGTTCGTTCCCTAGTTATTCTACTAAAAAATTATTTAATGATTTTAAAAAATCACATCCGAATGCTGAATGGGTAACTTATGATGCAATTTCATATTCTAAAATGTTAGATGCTAGCAAAGAAATATTTAATGTTCGTGCTTTCCCTTTTTTTGATCTATCAGAATCGGAATTAATTATTTCATTTGATGCAGATTTTTTAGGAGATTGGAGTCCAGAAAATATGGGAAAATACTACGTAAATAGAAGATCTCCTAAAAAATCTATGATTCAACATATACAAATAGAAAGTAACATGAGTTTATCTGGAGCTAATGCAGATTTACGGATACCAAAAAAACCTTCTGAAATTAGAAAAATATTGTTTCAAATTTTTCAAAAAATATTATATGGAAAGGAACCAGAAAATGAAATAGCCAATAAAATATCTACGTTAATTAATAATAAAGGATCAAAAAGTGTAATTCTTGCAGATGGAGATGAAGAATCTTATAAATATTCTCTTTTAATTAACAAAAAAATTAATAGTAATTCTCTGAAAAAAAATAAATTCATTCTGTCAAAAGAAAGTAATGATGAAAAATTTTTTTCTTTTATAAAAGATTTAGAAAAAGGAAATGTAGACGCTTTATTTATTCATTATACTAATCCTTTGTATAGTCTTCCTCATTATATTTCTGAAAAAGTGAAAAAATATATAAATAAAGTTCCATTAACGGTATCTTTTTCTATGAATAAAAATGAAACAAATGAAATCACAGATGTTGTAGCACCTATTCCACACTGGTTAGAATCTTGGGGAGATACTCACACTTTAAGTAATATATATACATTAATTCAACCTACTATACAATCGATATTTAATACTAGACAATTCCAAGATTCCTTAATACTTTGGGGGAATATAAAAGAAAAAAATTTTTATGATTATTTGAAAAAAGTATGGGAAAAAAATATTATTCCAAAATCAAATGTCACCTCTTTTAATGAAGCTCTTTTCCATGGAGTGGTAGAAACAGATTATGAAAAACAAAAAATTAATATTAATAATGAATACAACAAAAAAGAATATAATCATATTAAATTATCTAAAGAAAAAATTTTAAAACAAAGTTTTGAACTTAGATTATATACGAAAATAGGGATGGGAGACGGTAATCAATATAATAATCCGTGGTTACAAGAATTTCCAGATCCTATTACAAGAGCTACATGGGGAAATTATATAACAATATCTCATCTTGATGCAAAAAAAATGAAATTAGAAAATTGGAATAGTGTAGATGGAGCTTTAAATGGAGATTGTATCAACTTAATTAAGGATGGAAAAGTATTTATCAAAGATATTCCTATTTTGATTCAACCAGGACAAGCTATAGGATCTATAGGATTAGCCTTTGGTTATGGTCAAGAAATAGGAAAACTGACACAATTATGTAATGGTAAAAATGGATATAAAATATATGATAATTTCAATATTATACAAAAGAATATTCAAATAAAAAAAACTTATAAAACCTATAAATTTGCTTGTATACAAGTTCAAAATACAAAATTAGATAGAGATTTAGTTAGAGATGTAGATTTAAAAACATTTTTAAAATATCCTAAAGAAATTTGGAATAAAGAAGAAAAAATTCCTACTTATAAAGGAATGAAATTTATTAATGATATTCCATCGTTTGGAATAGAAAATAATGAAAAAAAGGAAGGACACCATTTTAAATTATCTATAGATTTAAATTCTTGTATTGGTTGTGGATCTTGTGTTATTGCATGTCAATCAGAAAATAACATTCCAGTTGTTGGAAAAGAAGAAATAAAAAAATCAAGAGATATGCATTGGGTAAGAGTTGATAGATATTATTCTACAAATAAAAATCAAGAAGAAAATTACGATAATCCAAAAATATATTTTCAACCTGTTATGTGCCAACATTGTGATTATGCTCCTTGTGAAACTGTATGCCCAGTAGGAGCAACATCTCATGGAGAACAAGGACAGAATATGATGGCTTATAATCGTTGTGTAGGAACTAGATATTGTGCTAATAATTGTCCTTACAAAGTAAGACGTTTTAATTGGTTTGATTATGCTAATAATAAAAAATTTAACTTTAACATGAATAATCCTCTTGGAAAAATGGTTCTTAATCCAGATGTAGTTGTTAGAAGTAGAGGAGTAATGGAAAAATGTTCTCTTTGCATACAAAGAACACAGTACACCATAAGTGTAGCAAAAAAAGAAAATAGAAGTATAAAAGATAGAGAATTTGAAACAGCTTGTAGTATATCTTGTCCTACTAACGCCATCACATTTGGAGATTTCAATGATAAAAATAGTTTGATCTCCAAAAAATTAGAAGATAAAAGATCTTACAAACTCCTTGAGTTTATAGGGATACGACCTAATGTTTCTTATCAAGTAAAGGTAAGAAATGAAATATAA